In Notolabrus celidotus isolate fNotCel1 chromosome 10, fNotCel1.pri, whole genome shotgun sequence, one DNA window encodes the following:
- the parp4 gene encoding protein mono-ADP-ribosyltransferase PARP4 isoform X1 — MAVFQHSRVLLELKNVPFKEKLALKSAVRDNGGCICFVVNEECSLVVTSDVSNLSSNRLRSIQKYQIPVVGLDYVHKCVEKGVLLPVDEYKLDTSPPAAPSPPSPPSSSETSPTAQESKVVCEPLKGPAKPAKPASLTQKAETPKEGVQVRGKFRHYTETDPDLPTFPDDFHVAKYSIFEKEQSKTWYALELQSSKGEKGWQYRVVRSRKDDVLSKKAALRDTLVFLSTSEEALEVYKDLRETMSKSGLKLRSNFPPQAQALGSDPLQQLLLEEKLNTGSSSEEVNGFVQLLWIEALDCLDNTHRVAPNKVSLNDVSRVEGLLLQAQRKLKEKKHAEVASLMDEVYTLLLQKVPPPPPTAKLISEKLDLCQLLRDVVSVREIMLISDRHLSLGMYRALRCSIEVVPPGSSEFQAVTSPLMHSTRQIKQVLRVSRGLELQTFKGELGNIRSLLHSTSPSNFVGVLSRGLLLPRVGVERHGIERTDIGNLGSGIYFSDTMSTSLKYSKQCKTDGSRLMLVCDVALGNTKDVYKRHLTLTEAPEGYNSVHGVRLSRGNGSNFLDDEYVVYSPDQVKLKYVVQFSIEGDELKEFCPEVSTPSEPSTLPSTNHELTAEDDGVESVKNPLEGVTAGLLDSSGQQLPLQAVNVKCKLLDLLSQVIIFQTYTNKSSVPIEAKYVFPLDDSAAVCGFEAFINGKHVVGQVKEKEKARKEYKQAIEKGHGAYLMDQDAPDVFTISVGNLPPGATVLIKVTYVTELIVKDGSILFSLPGSVAPWQESAALNQTTQVTVEKVCVTDEAASTREFTLDVSVEMPFQISQLRCLTHKINIKRTDCKAVVSVLPGEVMSPDGFQLSVTLYESHLPRMWVEKHPDKDSQACMLVFYPNFDTDSGSASDEVVLLIDTSESMKGESLRMAQKIALQVLKNLDHKLRLNVILFGSDHKEAFLTAQPLDEAHQAAKSFLKSFTPVGGSTELWRPLRALSLLPPSRGVRNLLLLSDGHIQNSEPTLKLLRDNVQHSRLFTCGLSPTANRHMLRALAQAGGGAYEFFDTKTKHNWAEKVASQLKRMASPGCSSVSVKWQQFNPTAPLPVQAPKQLHALFNDCHTLVYGFVPHCTQATLLGNLSGQELNTMVSTSELQKTKGTFLHKLTARAVIRDYEDGSLDTNEAEHEGKKAELKNFVVELSKEFSILSQFTSFVAIEERDSDQTEEGFTDIPKLIAEEDVDFLSYLSWTSPDDSKRERGEVLRVVDDSGSSSEEFEEEGGGMMFSRMDTVMKAEDDDDGEEEDGFPTSDISTDGSFPEESTSPKTMAMITRQVNLARSRSSMEPRPRMSLQSAYTEYETRDSDQTEEGFTDIPKLIAEEDVNFLSYHSWTSPDDSKRERGEVLLGVDDSGSSSEEFEEEGGGMMFSRMDTVMKAADDGEEEDGFPTSDISTDGSFPEESTSPKTMAMITRQVNLARSRSSMEPRPRMSLQSAYTEYETRAMITRQVNLARSRSSMEPRPRMSLQSAYTEYETRDISTDGSYTDYKRTTRLKESASPKKKSPRVETQVKTLKHKQLEKYSKEVDMLEFSSPLTLCCAALSPPSPPSTGFQAKAFDAPPPPPPPSTAFQAKAFDAPPPPPPPSTAFQAKAFDAPPPPPPPSTGFQAQAFGAPPPPPPSSTGFQAQAFGSLPPQPFTGFQAQACGAPPPPPSAGFQVIAFGAPPPPPSTGFQAQAFGGPPPPPSSAGFQAQAFGGPPPPPSSAGFQALATFAVKKKALHLDAEVSSSVDVLHAFDEDGYSSGSGLHRTGITIGGIEPSSKSLSFRGSAALPQVKLLDLDKILPSRRSLKFRCGVQDLEDESETAPMAGQYQSNSRMLIRNDGKARRQGRRESQGFTGIRKLRGEYGGQMLRWTKIFQLQHSEGYWEITTELGEYINVDVELFANVFLKDKGINSLGERARADILKLVATLLVLQLMRVEKLQEGKLLCTLFRLDDSSEPRPARWEELKKAVDWVCWADHQYPCVYSRLEFGMSWESSTRQLLGYEPVPHFSSLRGLTLQKNPVPLLVH; from the exons atGGCTGTGTTTCAGCACTCCCGAGTGCTTCTGGAGCTGAAAAATGTCCCTTTCAAGGAGAAACTGGCGCTGAAGTCGGCAGTGAGAGACAACGGAGGCTGCATCTGCTTTGTGGTCAATGAGGAG TGCTCTTTGGTAGTGACGAGCGATGTGTCCAACCTGAGCTCCAACAGGCTGCGCAGCATCCAGAAATACCAAATACCAGTGGTTGGGTTGGATTACGTGCATAAGTGTGTGGAGAAAGGTGTTCTTCTTCCTGTGGATGAATACAAGCTGGACACTTCCCCTCCCGCtgctccttcacctccttcacctccctccTCATCAGAGACGAGTCCAACCGCACAAG AGTCCAAAGTAGTCTGTGAGCCGCTCAAAGGTCCTGCAAAGCCTGCGAAACCTGCCAGCCTGACTCAGAAGGCAGAGACGCCAAAAGAGGGCGTGCAAGTCCGGGGAAAGTTCAG ACACTACACTGAAACTGACCCCGACCTTCCAACCTTCCCGGATGACTTTCATGTGGCCAAGTATTCAATCTTTGAGAAG gaACAAAGCAAAACTTGGTATGCGCTGGAGCTTCAGAGTTCCAAAGGAGAGAAAGGATGGCAGTACCGTGTGGTCCGATCCCGGAAGGACGATGTACTCTCCAAG AAGGCCGCGCTGAGGGACACGCTAGTGTTTCTGTCCACATCAGAGGAGGCTCTGGAGGTGTACAAGGACCTGAGAGAGACCATGTCGAAGTCTGGCCTGAAGCTGAGGAGCAACTTCCCTCCGCAGGCCCAGGCGCTGGGCTCTGATCCGCTCCAGCAG ctgctgctggaggagaagctGAACACTGGAAGCTCCTCAGAAGAAGTGAATGGGTTTGTGCAGCTGCTGTGGATTGAGGCTCTGGACTGCCTTGACAACACGCACAGAGTAGCCCCCAACAAAGTCAGCCTGAACGAC gtgagcAGGGTGGAGGGCCTGTTGCTTCAGGCTCAGAGGaagctgaaagagaaaaagCATGCTGAAGTGGCGTCTCTGATGGACGAAGTTTACACCTTGCTGCTACAGAAAGTGCCGCCTCCGCCCCCCACTGCAAAGCTCATCTCTGAGAAACTGGACCTCTGTCAG CTACTCCGAGACGtggtgagtgtgagagagataaTGCTGATTAGTGACAGGCATTTGTCTCTGGGGATGTACCGCGCTCTGAGGTGCAGCATCGAGGTGGTTCCCCCTGGCAGCTCAGAGTTTCAGGCTGTGACCTCTCCACTAATGCACAG CACCAGGCAGATCAAACAGGTTCTACGTGTCAGCAGAGGGCTGGAGCTCCAGACATTTAAAGGTGAGCTCGGGAACATTAGGTCCCTCCTGCATTCCACCAGCCCAAGCAACTTTGTTGGAGTCCTTTCTCG tggtCTGCTGCTGCCCCGCGTTGGAGTGGAGCGTCATGGGATTGAGAGGACAGACATTGGTAACCTGGGAAGTGGAATCTACTTTAGTGATACCATGAG TACCAGTTTGAAATACTCCAAGCAGTGCAAGACAGACGGCTCCCGGCTGATGCTGGTGTGCGACGTGGCGTTGGGAAACACCAAGGACGTCTACAAGAGACACCTCACGCTGACCGAGGCTCCCGAGGGGTACAACAGCGTGCACGGTGTCCGATTAAGCCGTGGCAATGGCTCCAACTTTTTG GACGATGAGTACGTGGTGTACAGTCCTGATCAGGTGAAACTGAAGTATGTGGTTCAGTTCAGCATCGAGGGAGACGAACTGAAGGAGTTCTGTCCTGAAGTAAGCACCCCATCTGAGCCCTCCACTCTGCCCTCCACTAACCACG agcTCACTGCAGAGGATGACGGGGTTGAAAGCGTTAAAAACCCACTGGAGGGTGTGACAGCTGGACTGTTGGACAGCTCTGGGCAGCAGCTCCCTCTGCAGGCTGTGAATGTGAAGTGCAAGCTGTTGGATCTGCTCTCTCAG GTCATCATTTTCCAAACATACACCAATAAGAGCTCTGTGCCCATTGAGGCAAAGTACGTCTTCCCGTTGGATgattctgcagctgtgtgtggatTTGAAGCTTTCATCAATGGGAAGCATGTAGTTGGACAG gtgaaggagaaggagaaggctCGAAAGGAGTACAAGCAGGCCATAGAGAAAGGTCACGGAGCGTACCTCATGGACCAGGACGCCCCG GATGTGTTCACCATCAGTGTGGGAAATCTGCCGCCCGGTGCAACCGTCCTCATTAAAGTTACCTATGTGACCGAGCTGATCGTCAAGGATGGAAGTATTCTCTTCAGTCTGCCTGGAAGTGTGGCTCCATGGCAGGAGAGCGCAGCACTCAACCAGACCACACAA GTCACTGTGGAGAAGGTTTGTGTGACCGATGAGGCAGCGAGTACAAG AGAGTTCACCCTGGACGTGTCAGTAGAGATGCCGTTTCAGATCTCCCAGCTGAGGTGCCTCACTCACAAAATCAACATCAAG AGAACAGACTGTAAGGCGGTAGTGAGTGTGCTGCCAGGAGAGGTCATGAGTCCAGATGGTTTCCAGCTGTCAGTCACTCTATATGAGTCCCACCTGCCCAGGATGTGGGTGGAGAAACACCCTGACAAGGACAGCCAG gcctgcatgttggttTTTTATCCCAATTTTGACACTGACTCCGGTTCGGCATCCGATGAGGTCGTCCTGTTGATCGACACATCTGAGTCCATGAAGGGAGAGTCGCTGCGCATGGCTCAGAAGATCGCCCTGCAGGTCCTCAAAAACCTAGATCACAAGCTCAGACTCAACGTCATCTTATTTGGCTCAG ATCACAAGGAGGCTTTCTTGACAGCCCAGCCGCTTgatgaggctcatcaggcagcCAAGAGCTTCCTCAAG TCCTTCACTCCAGTAGGTGGCAGCACTGAACTGTGGCGACCCCTGCgagctctcagcctgctgcCTCCCTCCCGCGGTGTCAGGAACCTGCTGCTTCTGTCAGATGGCCACATCCAAAACAGTGAGCCCACCTTGAAGCTGCTCCGAGACAACGTTCAGCACAGCCGCCTCTTCACCTGCGGCCTCAG CCCAACAGCCAATCGGCACATGCTGAGAGCCCTGGCCCAGGCAGGGGGCGGAGCCTACGAGTTCTTTGACACAAAAACCAAACACAATTGGGCAGAAAag GTTGCGAGTCAGTTGAAGCGTATGGCGTCTCCTGGCTGTAGCTCAGTGTCAGTGAAGTGGCAGCAGTTTAACCCAACAGCGCCCCTTCCTGTGCAAGCCCCCAAGCAGCTCCATGCTCTGTTCAATGACTGCCACACACTGGTGTATGGCTTTGTGCCACACTGCACTCAG GCCACACTGCTTGGAAACCTGAGCGGTCAGGAGCTCAACACCATGGTCTCCACCAGTGAGCTGCAGAAGACCAAGGGCACg TTTCTTCACAAGCTCACCGCAAGAGCCGTCATCAGGGATTATGAAGACGGGAGTCTGGACACCAATGAGGCTGAGCatgag GGGAAGAAGGCGGAGTTGAAGAACTTTGTTGTTGAACTGAGTAAAGAGTTCTCCATCCTGTCTCAGTTCACCAGCTTCGTGGCCATCGAGGAAAGG GACTCAGATCAAACAGAGGAGGGCTTCACAGACATCCCCAAGCTGATTGCAGAGGAAGATGTGGACTTCCTCTCCTACCTCAGCTGGACCTCTCCTGACGACAGTAAAAGGGAAAGAGGGGAAGTTCTTCGCGTTGTTGATGATTCCGGAAGTTCTTCAGAGGAG TTTGAAGAAGAGGGTGGTGGTATGATGTTTTCACGCATGGATACAGTAATGAAAGCAGAAGACGATGAcgatggagaagaagaagatggattCCCAACCTCG GATATCTCTACTGATGGGAGTTTTCCTGAAGAATCAACCTCTCCGAAAACAATG GCTATGATTACTCGTCAGGTTAATCTTGCACGGAGCAGATCATCTATGGAACCACGTCCCCGTATGTCCTTACAATCAGCCTATACGGAATATGAAACCAGG GACTCAGATCAAACAGAGGAGGGCTTCACAGACATCCCCAAGCTGATTGCAGAGGAAGATGTGAACTTCCTCTCCTACCACAGCTGGACCTCTCCTGACGACAGTAAAAGGGAAAGAGGGGAAGTTCTTCTCGGTGTTGATGATTCCGGAAGTTCTTCAGAGGAG TTTGAAGAAGAGGGTGGTGGTATGATGTTTTCACGCATGGATACAGTAATGAAAGCAGCAGAcgatggagaagaagaagatggattCCCAACCTCG GATATCTCTACTGATGGGAGTTTTCCTGAAGAATCAACCTCTCCGAAAACAATG GCTATGATTACTCGTCAGGTTAATCTTGCACGGAGCAGATCATCTATGGAACCACGTCCCCGTATGTCCTTACAATCAGCCTATACGGAATATGAAACCAGG GCTATGATTACTCGTCAGGTTAATCTTGCACGGAGCAGATCATCTATGGAACCACGTCCCCGTATGTCCTTACAATCAGCCTATACGGAATATGAAACCAGG GATATCTCTACTGATGGGAGTTATACTGATTACAAGAGGACAACGAGATTAAAAGAATCAGCCTCTCCGAAAAAAAAG AGTCCAAGGGTCGAGACACAAGTGAAGACACTTAAGCACAAACAGTTGGAAAAATATTCTAAAGAAGTGGATATGTTGGAGTTCAGTTCTCCTTTAACTTTATGTTGTGCTGcgctttctcctccttctccacccTCCACTGGTTTTCAGGCCAAAGCATTTGatgctccacctcctcctcctccaccctccactGCTTTTCAAGCCAAAGCATTTGatgctccacctcctcctcctccaccctccactGCTTTTCAAGCCAAAGCATTTGatgctccacctcctcctcctccaccctccactGGTTTTCAGGCCCAAGCATTTGgtgctccccctcctcctcctccatcctccactGGTTTTCAGGCCCAAGCATTTGGTTCTCTTCCTCCTCAACCCTTCACTGGTTTTCAGGCCCAAGCATGTggtgctcctcctcctccaccctccgcTGGTTTTCAGGTCATAGCATTTggtgctcctcctcctccaccctccactGGTTTTCAGGCCCAAGCATTTGGtggtccccctcctcctccatcctccgcTGGTTTTCAGGCCCAAGCATTTGGtggtccccctcctcctccatcctccgcTGGTTTTCAGGCCCTTGCCActtttgcagtaaaaaaaaaagctttgcacCTTGATGCAGAAGTGAGTTCCTCTGTTGATGTTCTCCATGCCTTTGACGAGGATGGATACAGCTCAGGCTCTGGGCTTCATAGAACCGGGATTACTATTGGGGGCATTGAACCAAGTTCGAAAAGTTTaagtttcagaggctctgcagctctgcctcaaGTAAAACTCCTTGATTTAGACAAAATACTTCCATCAAGGAGAAGTTTGAAGTTCAGATGTGGTGTTCAAGATTTGGAGGACGAGAGTGAGACAGCACCTATGGCAGGTCAATATCAGTCCAATTCAAGGATGTTGATCCGAAATGATGGAAAAGCGAGGAGGCAAGGAAGACGTGAATCACAAGGTTTTACTGG GATACGTAAGCTGCGAGGAGAGTATGGAGGACAGATGCTCAGGTGGACAAAGATCTTCCAGCTGCAGCATTCA GAAGGATACTGGGAGATCACCACAGAGCTGGGTGAATACATAAACGTGGACGTGGAGCTGTTCGCCAACGTGTTCCTGAAAGACAAGGGCATCAACTCCCTGG gtGAGAGGGCCCGTGCTGACATCCTGAAGCTGGTGGCCACTCTTCTGGTTCTGCAGCTGATGAGGGTGGAGAAGCTTCAGGAAGGCAAGCTGCTCTGCACCCTCTTCCGCCTGGACGACTCGTCTGAGCCCAG GCCTGCGCGCtgggaggagctgaagaaggcGGTGGACTGGGTTTGCTGGGCTGATCATCAGTACCCGTGCGTCTACAGCCGCCTTGAGTTCGGTATGAGCTGGGAGTCCTCCACTCGTCAGCTGCTGGGCTACGAGCCTGTCCCTCACTTCTCTTCCCTCAGGGGTCTGACCCTGCAGAAGAACCCGGTCCCTCTGCTGGTCCACTGA